From Streptomyces sp. TLI_235, a single genomic window includes:
- a CDS encoding multimeric flavodoxin WrbA has translation MTTAIRPTVAIAYHSGFGHTAVLAEAVARGAAAAGADTVQIAVDTITEEQWTQLDAADAIVFGSPTYMGTASGAFHTFAEATSKRWFGQTWKDKLAAGFTNSASKSGDKLHTLQFFTVLAAQHGMQWVNLGLHPGWNSTTASENDLNRLGLFLGAGAQTNNDQGPEGVHKADIATAEHLGDRVARQTAITLAGRAALAA, from the coding sequence ATGACGACCGCCATCCGTCCCACCGTCGCCATCGCCTACCACTCCGGCTTCGGCCACACGGCCGTCCTGGCCGAGGCCGTCGCCCGCGGTGCCGCCGCGGCCGGCGCCGACACCGTGCAGATCGCCGTGGACACCATCACCGAGGAGCAGTGGACTCAGCTGGACGCCGCCGACGCGATCGTCTTCGGTTCGCCGACCTACATGGGCACCGCCTCCGGCGCCTTCCACACCTTCGCCGAGGCCACCTCCAAGCGCTGGTTCGGCCAGACCTGGAAGGACAAGCTGGCCGCGGGCTTCACCAACTCCGCCTCCAAGAGCGGCGACAAGCTGCACACCCTGCAGTTCTTCACGGTGCTCGCCGCCCAGCACGGCATGCAGTGGGTGAACCTCGGCCTGCACCCGGGCTGGAACTCCACCACCGCCTCCGAGAACGACCTCAACCGCCTCGGCCTGTTCCTGGGCGCCGGCGCCCAGACCAACAACGACCAGGGCCCTGAGGGCGTCCACAAGGCCGACATCGCCACCGCCGAGCACCTCGGCGACCGGGTCGCCCGGCAGACCGCGATCACCCTGGCCGGCCGCGCCGCGCTGGCCGCCTGA
- a CDS encoding HxlR family transcriptional regulator, with protein MATPQQTADQQTESPASCPEGDQGFDIFAAVCPSRDVFAELADKWSLLLVLSLHTCGEQRFSELQRSVGGVSRKMLTQSLRALERDGLVLRTVHPETPPRVVYELLPLGRTLAERIAPLGDWVESYAGQVVAARERFDQAHDGACAPQV; from the coding sequence ATGGCCACCCCGCAGCAGACCGCCGACCAGCAGACCGAGAGCCCCGCGTCCTGTCCCGAGGGCGATCAGGGGTTCGACATCTTCGCGGCCGTCTGCCCCAGCCGGGACGTCTTCGCGGAGCTCGCCGACAAGTGGTCACTGCTGCTCGTGCTGAGCCTGCACACCTGCGGCGAGCAGCGGTTCTCCGAACTCCAGCGCTCGGTCGGCGGGGTCAGTCGCAAGATGCTCACCCAGTCCCTGCGCGCCCTCGAACGGGACGGGCTGGTGCTGCGGACCGTCCACCCGGAGACCCCGCCGCGGGTCGTCTACGAGCTGCTGCCGCTCGGCCGCACGCTGGCCGAGCGGATCGCCCCGCTCGGCGACTGGGTGGAGTCGTACGCCGGCCAGGTGGTCGCGGCGCGCGAGCGCTTCGACCAGGCGCACGACGGCGCCTGCGCGCCGCAGGTCTGA
- a CDS encoding putative MFS family arabinose efflux permease: protein MAHDIPSAPSPALRRAASAALLGTAVEFYDFFIYGTAAALVFGRVFFPGLGAAGGLLAAFSVYAVAFVARPLGAVAFGHFGDRLGRRATLVVSLLLMGLSTAAVGLLPDYGRWGAWAPVLLTVLRFCQGLGLGGEWGGAALLVAEHAPAGRRGRYGGLLQLGPCAGFFLATAVFLVLGGVLDEAAFLAWGWRVPFVASLVLVAIGLFVRLRVVESPLFRAERRRPRVPVAEVLSRHGRPVLLGAGAVMSGYALFYLTTTYALAHATADLGVGRTLVLGLLLAGAVLKGGTVVLGARASDRFGRRRTLMAATTLAAGWSAVLFPLLETGRTAWIGLALLGAMAVLGAMLGPVAAYLPELFPTRVRYTGAALTYNLAGVVGGATAPLVATRLTAAYGTAVPVGWYLAALGGVSVLCLLGLPETRGAELAAADRRTPVLDGGAATGR from the coding sequence CACATGACATCCCCTCGGCACCCTCGCCGGCGCTGCGCCGGGCGGCCTCCGCCGCCCTCCTCGGCACCGCCGTCGAGTTCTACGACTTCTTCATCTACGGCACCGCCGCCGCGCTGGTGTTCGGCCGGGTGTTCTTTCCCGGACTCGGCGCGGCCGGCGGACTGTTGGCGGCCTTCTCGGTCTACGCGGTGGCGTTCGTCGCCCGCCCACTGGGCGCCGTCGCCTTCGGGCACTTCGGCGACCGGCTCGGCCGGCGCGCGACCCTCGTGGTGTCGCTGCTGCTGATGGGCCTGTCCACCGCGGCGGTGGGATTGCTGCCCGACTACGGGCGCTGGGGCGCCTGGGCGCCGGTGCTGCTCACCGTGCTGCGCTTCTGCCAGGGCCTGGGGCTGGGCGGTGAGTGGGGCGGGGCGGCGCTGCTGGTGGCGGAGCACGCCCCGGCGGGTCGCCGCGGCCGGTACGGCGGGCTGCTGCAACTCGGGCCGTGCGCCGGGTTCTTCCTCGCCACGGCGGTGTTCCTGGTGCTGGGCGGCGTGCTGGACGAGGCGGCGTTCCTCGCCTGGGGCTGGCGGGTGCCGTTCGTGGCGTCGCTGGTGCTGGTGGCGATCGGGCTCTTCGTCCGGCTGCGGGTGGTGGAGAGCCCGCTGTTCCGGGCGGAGCGGCGGCGGCCCCGGGTGCCGGTGGCCGAGGTGCTGTCCCGGCACGGCCGCCCGGTGCTGCTCGGCGCGGGCGCGGTGATGTCCGGGTACGCGCTGTTCTACCTGACCACCACGTACGCGCTGGCGCACGCGACCGCGGACCTCGGGGTCGGGCGGACCCTGGTGCTCGGGCTGCTGCTGGCCGGCGCGGTGCTGAAGGGCGGCACGGTGGTGCTGGGCGCGCGGGCGAGCGACCGGTTCGGCCGGCGGCGCACCCTGATGGCCGCGACCACCCTCGCGGCGGGCTGGTCGGCGGTGCTGTTCCCGCTGCTGGAGACCGGCCGGACGGCCTGGATCGGGCTCGCCCTGCTGGGGGCGATGGCGGTGCTCGGCGCGATGCTCGGGCCGGTCGCCGCGTACCTCCCGGAGCTGTTCCCGACCCGGGTGCGCTACACGGGGGCGGCGCTGACGTACAACCTGGCCGGGGTGGTGGGCGGGGCGACGGCGCCGCTGGTGGCGACCCGGCTGACCGCGGCGTACGGCACGGCGGTGCCGGTCGGCTGGTACCTGGCGGCGCTCGGCGGGGTGTCGGTGCTGTGCCTGCTCGGCCTGCCGGAGACCCGCGGGGCGGAACTGGCGGCGGCCGACCGCCGCACCCCCGTGCTGGACGGAGGTGCGGCGACCGGCCGGTGA